One window of the Trifolium pratense cultivar HEN17-A07 linkage group LG2, ARS_RC_1.1, whole genome shotgun sequence genome contains the following:
- the LOC123909841 gene encoding uncharacterized protein LOC123909841: protein MRMELNRESTCFEVYQRMHKPKGKSNEWFNKEQALIAESYQTKLFERNSQIGEGSNQQSDDSIYMEVVGGINKKGHIFGLGSQAATIKESLKFSPSISTDVVQSDKVAAMEAKIEALTVELEQKNLEQETLKQKMEHWEQIFGRFVPSINHNSPGQLGREGDNENYEMDTNENYVMDDEDDVLDDEA, encoded by the exons ATG AGGATGGAATTGAATAGAGAGTCAACTTGTTTTGAGGTTTATCAGAGAATGCATAAACCAAAGGGAAAATCAAATGAGTGGTTTAACAAAGAACAAGCTCTGATAGCT GAAAGTTACCAAACTAAATTGTTTGAGAGAAATTCTCAAATAGGTGAGGGTAGTAACCAACAATCTGATGATAGTATATACATGGAAGTTGTTGGAGGCATTAACAAGAAGGGACACATATTTGGATTGGGATCTCAAGCTGCCACTATCAAAGaatctttgaaattttctcCTTCAATTTCTACTGATGTGGTACAGTCAGATAAAGTTGCTGCTATGGAGGCTAAGATTGAAGCATTAACCGTTGAACTTGAGCAAAAGAATCTTGAACAAGAAACGTTAAAACAAAAGATGGAGCATTGGGAGCAGATTTTTGGAAGGTTTGTGCCTAGTATTAATCACAACTCTCCGGGTCAACTTGGAAGAGAAGGTGATAATGAAAATTATGAGATGGatactaatgaaaattatgtgatggatgatgaagatgatgtgtTGGATGATGAAGCTTAA
- the LOC123909504 gene encoding soluble inorganic pyrophosphatase 6, chloroplastic, which yields MAATTRAITIASNSTYSLLGKKPFLGARSLRLNNLKVSSRTTRSFTCKAIYYPEVTVKEDGQPQTLDYRVFFHDKSGKKVSPWHDIPLQLGDGVFNFIVEIPKESSAKMEVATDEPFTPIKQDIKKGKLRFYPYNIHWNYGLLPQTWEDPSLANHEVEGAFGDNDPVDVVEIGESQRKIGEVLKVKPLAALAMIDEGELDWKIVAISLDDPKASLVNDVDDVEKHFPGTLTAIRDWFRDYKIPDGKPANRFGLGNQAVNKDYALKVITETNESWSKLVKRSIPSGELSLV from the exons ATGGCAGCCACTACTAGAGCGATAACCATAGCCAGCAACTCAACCTACTCTCTTCTTGGTAAAAAACCATTTCTTGGTGCCCGTTCCCTTCGTCTTAACAATCTCAAGGTTTCTTCTAGAACTACCAGGTCTTTTACTTGTAAAGCTATCTATTACCCTGAGGTTACTGTTAAGGAAGATGGTCAACCTCAAACCCTTGATTATAGAGTCTTTTTTCATGACAAATCTGGCAAAAAG GTTTCTCCATGGCATGATATTCCCTTGCAGCTAGGTGATGGTGTCTTCAACTTCATTGTTGAAATACCAAAAGAATCCAGTGCAAAGATGGAAGTTGCCACTGACGAACCTTTCACTCCCATAAAACAGGATATTAAAAAGGGGAAGCTTCGATTTTACCC CTATAATATTCATTGGAACTATGGCTTACTTCCACAAACATGGGAAGATCCATCTCTTGCAAACCATGAAGTTGAAGGAGCATTTGGAGATAATGATCCAG TTGATGTGGTTGAGATTGGTGAAAGCCAAAGGAAGATAGGAGAGGTTCTCAAGGTCAAACCCTTGGCTGCATTAGCCATGATTGATGAAGGAGAACTTGATTGGAAAATAGTTGCAATTTCATTAGATGATCCAAAAGCTTCACTTGTGAATGATGTTGACGATGTTGAGAAACATTTTCCA gGAACCCTCACTGCAATTAGGGACTGGTTCAGAGACTACAAGATACCTGACGGGAAGCCTGCTAATAGATTTGGTCTTGGCAACCAGGCAGTAAATAAG GATTATGCGCTAAAGGTAATCACAGAGACCAACGAGTCTTGGAGTAAACTTGTGAAGAGATCAATTCCTTCAGGAGAGCTGTCACTTGTGTAA
- the LOC123910916 gene encoding FRIGIDA-like protein 3 produces the protein MFLKKRPFDDTNSLHTSVKKSKESPLSMKIMKKSMLRLVEESIGECQRQRSVEEQKLNSIERDIEDCYKEILNKKKQASYVKRFNQYYKKMQNKIAEGVKDFAAKEAQVCLLEDLIKKHTDELEKNKIELRKVVDRNDKDGGGKKEEELETLSRKIDECSKEIKTKKEELDATKMFISGKVEELYSERSNLQKVMSKRKTDQCAQMKDFESTKKQVEGREKELESKQEEFEGRVREFESKKKYFKSQVKKLRSKEKLIERRVNELESEKNHFESQVEEFESKEKLFERRVHDLKLFKIHFESQLMELKSKEKQFEGRMKELESKEKHFEVRLKEFELKERHFEGRMREVKSKEEDFESRVREFESKEQQFKGRVREFEVKRLELQLKELKSKGNKFEGQVRDLESMQNNFDGQLKELELRDNEYEALIKSFEEELESDDQLSPTIDGRSFRLFPIEEFDELESDGNGVLVNLLASSSDPSKDVLDIIQYPLIPQCKGDNVVIIDECHIVLLEKLMRISPHVKPHVREEAMKLALNLKAYIGENTENSVPVLGFLLLLSIYGLVSSFDEDEVLKLFGFIAQHKIAVELFGTMGLAHKISDFVQNLIRKQQHIEAVRFICAYSMANKNQSVDLLREHMQNSKVISERSCKTTNSSEIKDKAIDHEIASLETVLRCISDNNIDSADLLDVIQGRILELNREKGK, from the exons atgtttttaaaaaagagGCCTTTTGATGACACCAATTCCTTGCACACTTCGGTTAAAAAATCAAAGGAGTCACCACTTTCCATGAAGATTATGAAGAAGAGCATGCTCAGATTGGTTGAAGAATCGATTGGGGAATGCCAAAGACAAAGGAGCGTGGAGGAGCAGAAATTGAATTCCATAGAGAGAGATATTGAGGATTGCTACAAAGAGATTctaaataagaaaaaacaaGCTAGTTATGTTAAAAGATTTAACCAATATTACAAGAAAATGCAGAACAAAATTGCAGAAGGTGTCAAAGATTTTGCAGCAAAGGAAGCGCAGGTATGTTTACTTGAGGACTTGATTAAAAAGCACACGGATGAGCTCGAGAAAAATAAGATAGAACTTCGTAAAGTCGTGGATAGAAATGATAAAGACGGTGGTGGAAAGAAGGAAGAGGAGCTCGAGACTCTTTCACGAAAAATTGATGAATGTAGTAAGGAAATTAAGACAAAAAAGGAAGAGCTTGATGCTACGAAAATGTTTATTAGTGGTAAAGTAGAAGAACTATATTCAGAAAGGAGTAATTTACAAAAGGTAATGTCAAAGAGGAAGACTGATCAGTGTGCTCAAATGAAGGACTTCGAATCAACGAAGAAGCAAGTTGAAGGACGAGAAAAGGAGTTGGAGTCAAAGCAGGAGGAATTTGAAGGTCGGGTGAGGGAGTTTGAATCAAAAAAGAAGTATTTTAAAAGCCAGGTAAAGAAGCTCAGATCAAAAGAGAAACTGATTGAAAGACGAGTGAATGAACTTGAATCAGAAAAGAACCATTTTGAAAGTCAGGTAGAGGAGTTCGAATCGAAAGAGAAGTTATTTGAAAGAAGAGTACATGATCTTAAATTATTCAAGATTCATTTTGAAAGCCAACTGATGGAACTCAAATCAAAAGAGAAGCAATTTGAAGGACGGATGAAGGAGTTGGAGTCAAAAGAGAAACATTTTGAAGTACGACTGAAGGAGTTTGAATTAAAAGAGCGTCATTTTGAAGGCCGGATGAGAGAGGTTAAATCAAAAGAGGAGGACTTTGAAAGCCGAGTAAGGGAGTTTGAATCAAAGGAACAACAATTTAAAGGCCGAGTGAGGGAGTTTGAAGTCAAGCGGTTGGAACTGCAATTGAAGGAGCTTAAGTCAAAAGGGAATAAATTTGAAGGACAAGTAAGGGATCTTGAATCAATGCAGAATAACTTTGATGGACAACTGAAGGAACTTGAGTTACGAGATAATGAATATGAAGCATTAATAAAATCATTTGAAGAGGAACTTGAATCAG ATGATCAACTAAGTCCTACCATTGATGGAAGAAGTTTTCGGTTGTTCCCAATTGAGGAATTTGATGAACTTGAGTCAGATGGCAATGGCGTTCTAGTTAATCTGCTAGCATCATCATCAGATCCATCAAAAGATGTTTTGGATATAATCCAGTACCCCCTCATTCCACAGTGTAAGGGAGACAATGTTGTAATTATTGATGAATGCCACATTGTTTTGCTCGAAAAACTGATGAGAATCTCACCACATGTTAAACCTCATGTGCGAGAAGAAGCAATGAAGCTAGCACTTAATTTGAAAGCTTACATTGGTGAAAATACCGAAAATTCAGTGCCGGTTCTGGGGTTTCTGCTCCTTCTGTCGATTTATGGATTGGTTTCTTcttttgatgaagatgaagtttTAAAGCTTTTCGGATTTATTGCTCAACACAAGATAGCAGTAGAGTTGTTTGGGACTATGGGTTTGGCGCATAAAATTTCTG ATTTTGTTCAGAATCTTATCCGGAAGCAGCAACATATTGAAGCTGTGAGGTTCATTTGTGCTTATAGCATGGCCAACAAGAATCAATCAGTTGATCTCTTGCGGGAACATATGCAGAATTCAAAAGTGATTTCTGAGAGAAGTTGCAAGACAACCAACTCCAGTGAAATCAAG GATAAGGCAATAGACCATGAAATTGCTAGTCTGGAAACTGTTCTACGATGCATTTCAGATAACAATATTGATTCTGCGGATTTACTTGACGTGATTCAAGGTAGAATTCTTGAGCTAAATCGAGAGAAAGGCAAGTAG
- the LOC123909586 gene encoding cytochrome P450 89A2-like, whose amino-acid sequence METWFIAVLSLCIIFLIRATFSSLTNNKPTVNLPPGPPHIPIITTLLWLRKSFSQLEPVLKTLHAKHGPIITLKIISRPSIFIADHSIAHHALIQNSSIFSDRPKPFPTSIIMSCNQHTISSAFYGATWRTLRHNLASEMLHPSKIKSFSDIRKWVLDTLIIRLKSASESEYADSVTVIPHFKYAMFCLLVFMCFGERINHEKINDIDRVQQSFLLSISKINILNFWPKVTRILLHKRWEEFLKLRKDQEDVLLPLIRARKQAKESRLNNLNTYVDTLLELELPEEKRKLNEDEMVSLCLEFLGAGTDTTSTALQWIMANLVKYPDVQRRIVEEIRDVMGGDDNGEKKEVKEEDLHKFQYLKCVILEGLRRHPPGHFVLPHAVTEDVVLNGYLVPKTGVVNFLVAQMGWDSRVWEDPMEFKPERFLKDEMFDITGKKEIKMMPFGAGRRICPGYTLALLHLEYFVANLVWNFDWKVPEGGDVDLSETSEFTVVMTNPLKVHISLRM is encoded by the coding sequence ATGGAAACCTGGTTCATTGCAGTACTTTCTCTATGCATAATCTTCCTCATCAGAGCCACCTTCTCCTCCCTTACCAACAATAAACCCACCGTAAACCTCCCTCCCGGTCCACCACATATACCAATCATCACAACCCTCTTATGGCTTCGAAAATCATTCTCACAACTCGAACCAGTTCTCAAAACACTCCATGCCAAACATGGTCCTATCATCACTCTCAAGATCATTTCCCGCCCTTCTATTTTCATTGCTGACCATTCCATAGCTCACCATGCTCTCATTCAAAACTCATCCATCTTCTCCGACCGTCCCAAACCATTTCCCACCTCCATAATCATGTCCTGCAACCAACACACCATTAGTTCTGCTTTTTATGGTGCCACTTGGCGTACCCTTCGTCATAACCTTGCCTCAGAGATGCTTCATCCttccaaaatcaaatctttctcAGATATCCGCAAGTGGGTCCTAGACACTCTCATAATCCGTCTTAAATCCGCTTCAGAATCGGAATATGCAGATTCTGTTACTGTCATTCCTCACTTCAAGTATGCCATGTTTTGTTTGCTGGTTTTCATGTGTTTTGGTGAAAGAATTAACCATGAAAAAATCAATGACATTGACCGTGTACAACAATCCTTTCTGTTGAGTATCAGTAAAATCAACATACTGAATTTCTGGCCGAAAGTTACAAGGATTTTGTTGCATAAACGCTGGGAGGAGTTTTTGAAATTGCGTAAAGATCAAGAAGATGTTCTGCTTCCGTTAATAAGAGCCAGGAAGCAGGCTAAGGAAAGCAGATTGAACAATCTTAACACGTATGTGGATACTCTTTTGGAGTTGGAGTTGCCTGAGGAGAAACGTAAGTTGAATGAAGATGAAATGGTTAGTCTTTGTTTAGAGTTTTTGGGCGCTGGGACGGATACTACTTCCACTGCTTTGCAGTGGATAATGGCGAATTTGGTGAAGTACCCGGACGTGCAGAGGAGGATTGTGGAGGAGATTAGGGATGTGATGGGCGGAGATGATAATGGAGAGAAGAAGGAAGTGAAAGAGGAAGACTTGCATAAGTTTCAGTATCTCAAGTGTGTGATTTTGGAAGGGTTGAGGCGTCATCCACCGGGGCACTTTGTGTTGCCTCACGCGGTGACTGAGGATGTGGTTTTGAATGGTTACTTGGTGCCAAAAACTGGGGTGGTGAATTTTTTGGTGGCACAAATGGGGTGGGACTCTCGTGTTTGGGAGGATCCAATGGAGTTTAAGCCGGAGAGATTTTTGAAGGATGAAATGTTTGATATTACAGGGAAAAAAGAGATAAAGATGATGCCGTTTGGTGCTGGGAGGAGAATCTGTCCCGGATATACTTTAGCTTTGCTTCATTTGGAATATTTTGTTgctaatttggtttggaattttGATTGGAAGGTTCCGGAAGGTGGAGATGTGGATTTGTCGGAAACATCAGAATTCACTGTGGTCATGACAAATCCATTGAAAGTTCATATTTCGCTTAGAATGTAG
- the LOC123904522 gene encoding cytochrome P450 89A9-like — protein MCVHPPGHFVLPHRVTEDVVLNGYLVPKTGVVNFLVAEMGWDSRVWEDPMEFKPERFLKDETFDITGKKEIKMMPFGAGRRICPGYTLALLHLEYFVANLVWNFDWKVPEGGDVDLSETSEFTVVMTNPLKVHISLRM, from the exons ATGTGTG TGCATCCACCGGGGCACTTTGTGTTGCCTCACAGAGTGACTGAGGATGTGGTTTTGAATGGTTATTTGGTGCCTAAAACTGGGGTGGTGAATTTTTTGGTGGCAGAAATGGGATGGGATTCTCGTGTTTGGGAGGATCCAATGGAGTTTAAACCGGAGAGGTTTTTGAAGGATGAAACATTTGATATTACAGGTAAAAAAGAGATAAAGATGATGCCGTTTGGTGCTGGGAGGAGAATTTGTCCTGGATATACTTTAGCTTTGCTTCATTTGGAATATTTTGTTgctaatttggtttggaattttGATTGGAAGGTTCCAGAAGGTGGAGATGTTGATTTATCGGAAACATCAGAATTCACTGTGGTGATGACAAATCCATTGAAGGTTCATATTTCTCTTAGAATGTAG